tatattttttcagattattttcccacataggttattacagaacattgagtatagttccctgtgctatacagtaggtctttattagttatatattttatatatagcagtgtgtagatattaatcccaatctcctaatttatcacttCTCCCCAcactttccctttggtaaccataaatttatttcaagatctgtgtctatttctgttttgtaaataagttcatttgtatcgtttttattaatttcacatgtaagtgatatcatatgatatttgtctttctctgtctgacttactttacttacccaaccaaaaaatgggaagaggatctaaatagacatttccccaaagattaTATAGAGAAagccaaaaaacacatgaaaagatgctcaacatcactaattattagagaaatgcaaatcagaatgacaatgaggtatcacctcacaccagccagaatggctagcattaaaaaaatctatgaacaataaatgctagagagggtgtggagaaaagggaaccctcctacactgttggtggaaatgtaaattggtacaaccaatATGGACAACAGTACAgccttcacttgtggctcagctggtaaagaatctgcctgtaatgcaggagacctaggtttgatccctgggttgggaagatcccctggagaagggaaaggctactcactccagtattctggcctagagaattccatggaccgtatagtccatggggtcgcaaagaattggacatgactgagtgactttcactttcacttttcaagaaggtgccttagaaaactaaatatagaactatcatatgattcagcaatcctattcctgggcatatccagggaaaaccataattcaaagagatacacacaccccaatgtacatagcagcactattcacattAGATAAGctatggaagcaacataaatgtccattgtcagagaaatgggtaaagaagatatggtacatatatacaatggaatattactcagtcataaaaaagaatgaaatagtaccatttgcagcaacatggatggacctagaggttatcatactaagtgaaagtcAGCAAGAGTTTTTACACTTGTAGATTTTAtattaggtctttgatccattttgaatcaATATTTGTATATGGTCTGTGATAGGGgacacaattctttttttttttttttttggtatgtgaatACTCATGTGTCCCAGCACCATCTGTCAAAaagattatttgtttttcctccattAATTAATTTGGCACCCACTAAAAATTAATAAGCTACAAATGTCAGGGTTTACATCAGAACTCTCAATTCTATTGCACTGATCTATCAAATGTCAGTGCCATGCAGCCTTGATTATAGTATCTTTGTAGTAAGTTTAGAAATTGTGAGGTCCAGGACTTGTGAGTCCTCAACATTATTCACTTTCAATATTGTTCTGACTATTCTGAGTCCATGCACTTCCATGTGAAAATTGAGGATCATTTAATCAATTTCTGGAAAGGAGCCAACAGGGATTTTTTGCTATGGTATAgactctgtagatcactttgAATAGCACTACaatcttaataatattaaatcTTTCAACATGAACACAGAATAtccttctgtgtttgtttttagattttctttaatttactccAACAATGTTTTGAAGATTTTAAGGTACAGTTTTTTTACTTCTTTAGTTACATTTTGctctaaatatttattctttctgataCTACTATAAatcaaattgttttcttaatttcaatttaggattttttcattttaagtgtatagaaatataaatgatttttgtACACTGACCTTATATCTTGAAATTTTACTgaacttatttatgtatttttagagTTTCTTAGTGAATTTCTTAGCATTttccatataaaatatcatgtcatATGAGCATGTACTGTTTTTAGAATGCTTTACatatataatcataaaatttgtttatctttttcacGAGCTTACTTTTTTGCAAGCAAAATATCCAAAtacttatttttccaaatttcctgtgTGTTGCCATTATTAATTCCATCATTCTCCCAGCTCCCCCTTATCTTCATGCACACATAATACTCACTTCTGAGACCACTGACAGTTCATCCCAGACTGAGTGGAGAAGGCTTGTACCATTTGCTGCTGTTCCTCGGACAAAGTGGCCACGGAGCTGGTGGACGGTGTGGGCACTGGGATGGAGACTGCACTCTGGGTGTTTTTAGGCCTGGCTTCCATCACAAATAGCTCATCATTCACTATACAAAGACTGGAGGAAAAATACACATTTAGACAAGTGATGGATGGACAACCAGCACCCCCAATCCTGACTGCTGCCACTGCCACTCAGCAACCAGATTCCTTCCATCCCCCTCCTGTGTCTGTCCCCAGGCTCCCTGACTGGTTCTTCTGCCCCTCACACAGAGCCCACCTTCAGAGAGATTGTCTACCAGCTTCACTCAATGGATAGGTTGATCCCCAACCCACAGACAACTTCACGTTTACCCTGAACAGCAGCCCAGTACACTACAGTACAGGAGTGTACAGTCTGATCCCCATTTTCAGAAGACACTGAGTCATGGAGAGGTCATGtgacttgaccaaggtcacacagagagtGTTGGGTCAGGGAGAGAACCCATGTGCCAAttccagagtccatgctcttcCTAACCACTAGGCTAGATTGTTCCTTGGAGCTCCCTGCTGGCTTTCCACAATACTGAGTAAACGTAAGGTCTGCCCCACCACATGTCCAGGACCCTGAAACCATGCTGGATGGGTCATTCTGCCCACAACACGGCTCTCACCTTGAAGAGCTGGTAGGGGTAATGATGAAGGTCCGGGTGAAGGCACGCACACACTCCTGAGACCCTCCTTCCActtcaacaacaaacaacaaacaatacCTCTTAGAGCCCTACATGTTTACAGGCTCCCATGGTGGACCCCAGTCATGCTGAGGGGACAGCTATTCGTTTGGGGAGCCACGGTGTCAGGAATGGGGAGGGCAACTGTAGGAGCTGTCTGCTCCTGGTGTACGTGTCCCCATGACAACCACTACACAAGTTCATGGGATGCATTTTTCATAGCTGCCCAAGAGGTGGACATTATGaccccattttgcaaatgaggaaactgtgggGTTAAGTAATGGCACAAGTTCTCAGTGTAAAGATCTGAGATGGGAACCACCAAACTCCACAGCCTATGTCCATAATGCCCAGGGCAGGAAGGCAGACATGGACGCAGTTCAGATCTGGGTTGTCTATGGGAAGACTGAGGGCTGGAAGacacagaggggaagggaggggaagggaaggaaagaaggggaagggaagggaggggaagggaagggcagTGAAGGGGAGGGGAGTCCAGGGGAGGGGACATaatgaaaggggaggggaggggagtcgaggggaggggagagaagctgGAAGGGCCCTTGAGCTGGGAGCCTAGCCAGAGGAGGAAACAGTGGGGCATCTGGGCAAAGAGGGCTACACACACTTACCTTCCTTGAACATCCCGTTGACAGAGAAACAGAGCATCGTACCCTGAAAAGGAAGAGCCCAGGTAATGTCACCCCCTCAACCTCTTCCCCACCTGTGGCTTCCTGCCTGACCATCCCCCTACAGGCTCCCCACCCCGTCACTGCCGCCCCACCAAGGGAAGAAACAAACGCTCACTGTCTGGAACCACATGTCCACCAGGAAGGAGCTGAGGTCATGCTGAGTTTTGGGCAACATACAGAGGGCACGCACAATGTCACTATTTGTGTGCTTCAACTGCTGGACACGCAGGTCTGTATGGGAGGGGAAGAAAGCAAAAGTCAGGGCTGCCACGCCCTGGACCCTATGATTGGCTCCCTCACCACTCTTCCTGCCCAGCCTTCCCACCACACACTCACTGGGGTCCTTGACCTTCTTCATATTCCTGCTGTCCTTGAAGTACGCACATAAGCTGCTTCTAGGAGACAGAGGAACAATGGGTGGTGGTCCAGCCAGCAGGGATGTTAGCAAGAGCTGGCCTGTGTCTGATGGGGAACCACACAGCCTGAGGGAGGAGTCTGGGCAGTGATACTCACAGGCCTGGATCCTCAGAGTGGAATGGAATGGTCAAGGAGAAGCAGGCCTTGTGGTGGTAAGCACTGAGAAGGCCATATCGGTTTCCAGAGTCATAGATCAAGTAATATCTGTGGAACAGCAACGAGGACAGGCTGTCAGTGATCCAAACCCCAAAGGAGACCTGCGGTTTGGTGGCCTGACCCAGACTCAGCCCTTTCTATTCCTCATGGTGCCAAGTCTAAGTGAACTTACTGCTTCAGGAATTGAAGGATCATATTCTTCAGTGCGTCAGGTTCTTCATTGTTTTCCTGGAATCAAAAGGCATTTGAGACTATGTAGTGGATAAACCCATACCTGCAATAGCCCCAAATATTCTCTGATCCTCTTCCTCACCTTGCTGGGCTTTGTTGCACAGGGAGGGTGACTGTCAGTGACAACTGTTGAGGGTAACTCCTGGCCATCCTGTAGAATGGAAGAGGAAGTCAGGAGTGGAGACCAGAGGGGTGACCCCGGATGATCAGGGAAAAGGATGATCCCAGGACACAGAGGATAGGAGGTAAGTTGTAAAAGGGTCCTAGAAAGTCCATAGGCAAGCTTACAGTGGGTGTCTTCATCATGATGTCTTAGAGGTCTCTAGTATTATATGCAACttttatgtgtctgtgtatgtgtttatggATATTTTTCCAGTGAGCATATCCATGTCATTTTCAAGACTCCATATCCCCTAAAGTGGTCAAGGGTCTGATGCCAACACATAATCTAGGCAAGACCCAAAGGGCTTGAGTGTAGGAGGTCTGAAATGTTAGTAAGATACAATGATTTACATAAGAACTTACCAGGCGCAGTAACTTTGGGAAACATTCTATGACGGCACTGTccaaaaccaaaaacagagaAGAGATGATTGATAGTTCAAGGTTGTAATGTCTAATTTGAATTAAAACATTAACATGATAAACACAGATTGGGGTGTTCTTGCCCATTCAGCAGCCCCTTGTACCCACCTCAACTTCTGATTTTGAGGGTTTTGGGTTGACTTCCCTGTTGAACACTGAGTATCTCTCATCTGACTGAAAGGCACCATCTCCTCATCTCTCTGAGTACCTTAAGTTTAATATTCCTTCCTCCTCTCATTCTCccgctcctttcccctgggtagCTCCCACCTAGACTGTCCTGACTCCCTTCTCCTGTGCCTCAAGGACGAGCACTTCAAATCCAGTCTGCaggccttcctctcctccctgccttccttcctctaGGGCCCAGTGAAGGCTGTGGAGAGAAGAGGGAATGGGAGGATGGGAGCCTGGGGCTTTGCTACCTCACTGGGCATCCAGCACTCTGCCAAGTCAGGTCACACCTTAGGGATGGCCCAGGAGGCTGTGGCAGGGAGGTGAGTGAGGTGGGGCTCAGGAAGgatgaagacagaaggagagtggagggaggaggggagaaacaAGGGAGACATAGGGGCTCAGagacaagggagagagagaaagcaaagggaagggaagggaaggaaactcTACCATGGTGGGGCTCAGGGGAGAagacagaaggaagaggaagtaGTGCCCCTGCTgcagccctctccttcccctgccctggAACACCCCAGGCACCCCAGGTAGGAATGGAAACTATGCACATGTTGGGCTGGGGGCCAGCCACTAGATGCTTCTTGAAGCTTTGACACCTGTGTGAGCTCGGTCAGACCTGGGCATGGGAAACAGAGTAGCCATGGGGGTAGATCTTAAAGGGCCAGGTCCCGGTTCAGTGTGGAGCTGAGGGTCTTTGGCCCGCCCTCATGATCACCACTTTCTGTCCTGATGGCCTCTGCACCTGTCTGAGTTGGATCTTTCTCTGAGGAATCACACGTGTCTCAGGCTACCAGGGGTTCCTCTGGAGGACAGGCAGGATGATGTGACGTGTGCAGGGAGGGAGAGGCGGTGTCCCCCGAGAGGCCTGTCCTGCAGTCTCCTCTAACTCCTCTGCCCCCTGCCTTCCTGTCCTGCCGCAGGAAGCTCTCTGCACACTGGCAGTGGCCAACTTCTGGCCCCTTGACTCAAGGAACCCTGCTTTTTCCTAAGAAGGATCCAGCCCCTGGCTTTGGGCTAAGGGAATGGATGTCATGACAGCAGCCACCCAGGACCTCAGCCCCCAGCACTGGGCAGGAAAGCCCCTGTGTAAACATGGAAGAGGAGGGGAACACTTTTGGAGGTAGAGGGAGAAGGACCCTCTCTGAATGGAGGAAGGAAGCCCCATCTCAGCATGGAGAAGGAAGGCCCATCTCAGCATGAGGCCCGGACTTGGAGGACCCTTCTCAGTCCAAGGCCCAGCAGTAGGGTCAAGTCTGGTCACTCCTGGTCTCGGTGAGGGAGAGGAGCCCTGATTCCTGAACCATGCTCTTGGGAGGCCCTGGTGGAGAATGCTAGGGGCAGAGAACCAGAAGCAGATTTCTGAGACCTGAAGAGGTAAGCAGGTCAGAGGAAGGAAATTCCTCACGGGTAAGGGacacaataacctcagatatgcagatgacaccacccttatggcagaaagtgaaggagaactaaagagcctcttgatggaagtgaaagagtagagtgaaaaaattggcttaaagctcaacattcagaaaactaagatcatggcatccggtcccatcacttcatggcaaatagatggggaaacagtggaaacaggggcagactttatttggggggggctccaaaatcactgcagatggtgactgcagccatgaaataaaaagatgcttactccttgaaagaaaagttatgaccaaccttgacagcatattaaaaagcagagacattactttgctaacaaaggtccatctagtcaaggctatggtttttccaatagtcatgtgtggatgtgagagttggactataaagaaagctgagcaccgaagaattgatgcttttgaactgtgatgttggagaagactcttgagagtctcttggactgcaaggagatccaaccagtccatcctaaaggagatgagtcctgaatattcactggaaggactgatgctgaaactgaaactccaatactttgatcacctgatgcgaagagctgactcatttgaaaagaccctgatgctgggaaagagtgaaggcgagaggagaaggggatgacagaggatgaggcatcagaaggggatgacagaggttggatggcatcagcgactcaatggacatgagtttgagtaaactctgggagttggtgatggacagggaggcctggcgtgctgcagtccatggggttgcaaagagtcggacacaactgagtgactgaactgaactgaactgaactgaactgaaggaacacAGAAAAGAGAAGGCAGAGCCTATGATCCTCCCAGAAGATCATGGCTGCCACCTTTGGCAAAGAGGTACTGTCAGTAATAGTTTAGGCCCCCATGGGTAAAGGTCACCAAGAAGGGTGACAGGATGGTCTCACACAAACCTTAAGTAGGTGGACTGGTCTGGAAATCTGTTACACAGTGGGTTCCCTCGCAGCCACAGCTCTTCAAGCTTCAGCCCCTTCATCTTGTTCAACTCCCACATAGAGTTCAGCTGAGAAATATGGAGaagaaattggaaaaggaatCCCAGGGCAAGAGAAACAACCAGGCCCCTGCAGCCCAGCCTCCACCCCACTCACCCCTCAGGTGCCCTCATCTGCCTCCTGTCATCACTCTGATGACCACAACCAACCCCCCTACTCTCATCCCAACTTTGATCTGACTCCCTCTTCTTACCTCATTGTTGGAGAGGTTCAGTATCTTGATTGTGGGGACCATGTGCACAATGTCAGACAGGCCGTCCAGGTGGTACAGTTTGTTGCAGCTCAGGTTCAAGGACAATAGCTTTGGGTGAAGAAGAGTTAGAGTGAAGGTTACTATTCTGGATCTTGGAGACAAATCTGTCCTCCACCCCATCTCTTCCACCCCCTACCATAATATCAGAGCTGGGCCTTCAGCCTCACCTCAGGGAAGTTCTTCTTGATGATCTGCAGGGCAGCAGCCATACAGTTTCTTCGATTCAGAATTATCTCAATATCATGGCCCATCAAGTCttcaggaaggagaggggagggaatcAGAACACCAAGTGGGGTCCAGGCCCATAATCAGCCCCTCACCACATTACCATCCCCAAGACTCCCTCTAGGAAGACCCCCTCTGCCCACACCCACCCTCAAATTACTACTGTCAGCCATACCTGGGTCAAAGCGGAGCTTCTGGAGGTCaagagattgctgggagacatcaAATCGTTTGTTAAAGGCCAgctgcagagacagagagagggagagagccaCTCTGAGACTGTGGTGGTGGCAGGGAAATCGGGGGTGAGAGGGATGGGGGGCTGGGGGAAGAAGAGACAGAGGTGAGTGTTGGCATACAGGATGCCTTGAGTTGGCATTACCTTTAACTTCTCCATTTTTTCTGGTCTCAACTTATTACGCACAGAGTAGGGAACAGCAGAGGGGTTGACAAAGATAGGTATCTGCAGGAAGAAGAGGTGGGGTAAGCAGCAACTCTAGTTCAAGAAGACGACTAGCCCCAGGCCTGTCCTCCTGTCCCAGGATGCATTATAGGCAATGATCTGGACACACACCTTTTGGTTCTCTTCATCATAGATCTTGTAGCTTACATCCATCAAGGCGGAGGCAGTGCTAGCTTTCTGCACGAAGAATCGAGCCCCATTTTTCACATAGTGGAACTATAGGGATTAAATGCAACAGCAATAGTATCAGAGGCCAACAGACCCTGCTATACCAGATCTCTCCCCCTTCCCTGTGCCCACTCATCTGGCTTCAGCATCCTCTCTTACATCCACTGGAGTAAAGCAGACACTGCAAAGGCTCTGGATTGAGTTCATTAGCCACATCTTGTCATACTTTTTCCCATGAGGAATCTAAGGATGAAAAGAGGGGTTAGGACAGAGGACAGATGACAGGGAATTTAGCCTGGAGAACAAaccttttcctattcttttccagTCTTCTACTGAGCTTGAAAGGGCATCTAAAGAAGGGACCACTGGTATGATTTCTTATGTTTGTGCATAATATGGATTTCCAAAATACTCCTCTCCAGTCAAAGCTCTCTGCCAATTAATCAAGGTGTTAGAGATGATCTTTCTTTAATAAAGTTCCAGGAGATCCTACCTAGTGCAGATACTGCTTGCCCCTCAGACAAGGTCTCCAGAGACTCGGCCCCCCATGTCCCACACTCAGCTAGCCAAACTGAGACCTCTAGTGCAGAGCTGCTCCATATCCTAATCAGTAGTTTATGTCTTTGCCTTGAGATAGTCTCCAATGTTCTCCTTACAGTCGGTCTGTTCCCTTTATATTGCTTCTCTGAATTTTTCCTTAGATGAACAAGACTGTTAACTAAGCAATAAAATGGTCAGATTACAAACTGTCCCCAGCAGAATAAACTAGCATCTCAACATGAGAACAACATAACTCCTCCTGATTTTTCTCTCCTTCGCATTCCATACTTTTTTCAGGATACTCACTGTGACCTTAAACCAGCTCCCTTGGGCACCATCTTGTGTGTTCtccctcatttttctcatcacaGGTTTTCCATTTCCCCACACAGTAACACAGATATTGCCTTCTCTGCGCCATCTCACTCTCCTCCCGTTGCCTCGGAAGGAATAGGGAAAGCTGACATGGAGAGAAGAAGAGTGAGTGGCCATAAGTGCTAAGAGAGTCTTCTGTACACACTCGTCTCTTTGACACCAGCACTACAGTTTGgatcattgtttagtcactaagttgtgtctcactctttgcaaccccatggactgcagcccaccaggctcctctgttcatgggatttcccagggaagaataacggagtgggttgtcatttccttctccaggggatcttcctgacccagtgatttta
This genomic interval from Bos indicus x Bos taurus breed Angus x Brahman F1 hybrid chromosome X, Bos_hybrid_MaternalHap_v2.0, whole genome shotgun sequence contains the following:
- the LOC113888114 gene encoding nuclear RNA export factor 2-like, with the protein product MRKMRENTQDGAQGSWFKVTIPHGKKYDKMWLMNSIQSLCSVCFTPVDFHYVKNGARFFVQKASTASALMDVSYKIYDEENQKIPIFVNPSAVPYSVRNKLRPEKMEKLKLAFNKRFDVSQQSLDLQKLRFDPDLMGHDIEIILNRRNCMAAALQIIKKNFPELLSLNLSCNKLYHLDGLSDIVHMVPTIKILNLSNNELNSMWELNKMKGLKLEELWLRGNPLCNRFPDQSTYLSAVIECFPKLLRLDGQELPSTVVTDSHPPCATKPSKENNEEPDALKNMILQFLKQYYLIYDSGNRYGLLSAYHHKACFSLTIPFHSEDPGLSSLCAYFKDSRNMKKVKDPNLRVQQLKHTNSDIVRALCMLPKTQHDLSSFLVDMWFQTGTMLCFSVNGMFKEVEGGSQECVRAFTRTFIITPTSSSSLCIVNDELFVMEARPKNTQSAVSIPVPTPSTSSVATLSEEQQQMVQAFSTQSGMNCQWSQKCLQDNDWNYTRAGQVFCMFKTEGKIPEEAFKEIP